Part of the Dreissena polymorpha isolate Duluth1 chromosome 12, UMN_Dpol_1.0, whole genome shotgun sequence genome, ACGGGGTATTCGTTTCAGCACTAATTGTAATTATTCGGGTGTGGACGTCATAGTAGTATTTGTCGCGTTTTCGGGGGTCGACTCTCAGGAACTACTTTTGCCTGTGGCGCAGGGATACAACATGTCGGTGCATTTCGGACTTCCTCGGCTCTCCATGACAGTTCTTAGCGTTCCAAACAAAGACCCTGTGCTACTTTCTTATTTACTTTTCGTTCAGCGGATAATTCAGTCAAACAACAAAAAGTTTAAACAGTACCCACTTGTGGGATATTTTTGGTCGGATGACGTCATGCTACCGGATGTTAACAAACCGACCGCTTTGCAGACGAATTACGGGAAATTATTCTCGGAATTACATCTCTTACTCCATGAAAACCACAAAACTTTCGGGTTGACTTCTTTAGTGAACACCAACAAACTTTTGAGTGGAATACCATCAACCGACCACGTCAAAGCTTTCAGCACTCTGGCCCGTTTCTGCGACATTATTTCGGTCAAGGACGGTCAAGGTTCGGGGACTTCAGGTCTGTTCTGGGTCACGCAGAGGTCACAGGTCATCTCCAAGGCGGACCCTGGCCTGTTCGCGGTACTCCGGGAACAGTTACCGGTCCTGTCGACTAACACCACGTACGAACAAGTTTTCTGGAACAGCATTTCTGAGGTAGTTACACTAAATTAAAGAGAAGTCGTACTCTTATTCAGTGCACGCAATATTTAACGCGTTCAATCATTATCATGGTGAGCGAATTATTTTGAAATCCATGGACCATAGCGCTTACGTCCGTTGCGTTATAATGGataacaatgtttaatatatatcacGTCATTTGTGTACCAGGTGTTCGATGCATTAGCAGACGCGAGGGACGCCCTCCAGAATAAGTCAGTCTCCGTGGATCTTTGGCTTAACATCGAGGTCTACGATGTCTTACACACCGACCCCTGCCTTCCGGTGGACGAACAAGCTTCCGGGCTGGATCGGATGCTGAATCCCATAAAGAAGTCGCGTGTAGACAGCGTGCTTACGGCGGCCGGAACTGCCCCGCAAAAGGTGGTCGCAATGGCCTGGGACCCGAGTTTCACGTGCGTCACTGACTCCCAGCCGGCCCCGCTGCGGACTCAAGTGCGCGCCGACATGGGGCGGCCTGTGATCGCCCACTGCTCAATGCACTCGAGCTTTAACCGCTCAGTGGTCGTCATTGGGTATAACCTGGATGGGCTGCAACAAATGTATACAGTACGTTCAAACAGTTTTTATTCGTCAATAACATGTGTGTCTCTTATACTCATAActttacttttaaaataatttgggcCATATTCTTGACTGAGAACCTTTTCGTTTTTCACTCATAATACGACGAGGCGTAAAACACGTACTTCCTTATACAGtatatgttgtttgtaaaaagaGAACATGTTTTTTGCTTCAAAATTGTTTGGTGTCAAGGTCAGTAATCAACCCATTGTTAACCAATTAGAGGAATCCCTCTATATGTAGCTTTTAACTGTGTTATTATGTGTGATAATGCATACGTCTCCTGTTTGTAATGCCGCAGATAGACTGGCCAAACGCGAACGGTCAGCGCACAAAGAGCAACGTGTACGGGTACTACTTCGAGCTGGACTGGGGCAGTCAGCACCAGAGGGTCCCATCCCTCATGTACGTGCAGACGTTCGACCCGTATGACGTCACGAAGCTTGCCCCGCGAGGGGTCGTTCGGGTTCAAGCCGGAAACAGTTACCACGCATGCGTATTTGAGTATGACTTCACCAAAGCAGACGACGACAATAGATTACAAAAACACGAGTCAAGAGTTGCCAAGAAGAAATATGTCCGAGTTAAAAACGAGCCATATCGCAGAATTGAAGCGCAAGATTCTAAATTTTAGACGGTTTTTTGTCAAGcaaattaatgatattaaatatatatatatttgtttttatcttGTAAAGGTCTGTTGCGTACTTCATTAAGCCGCAAATGGCTATATATATATTGACTGTTTCATTTACAATCTCGATATCGGGTTATATAGTTGAAAATCAGGAAAATAAATTGAGACGCTCTTTGGGTAACCCGGACTTTATTGCACGTGCGTCAACTGTCGTCCCAGAGCAGCCTGttcagaccacacaggctaatcatggacgacactgtccgctgtTAAGCCTCATCTTAACGAACATGCAGTCTAGGCAAAACaag contains:
- the LOC127853396 gene encoding uncharacterized protein LOC127853396; the encoded protein is MSMGTKIRFQIHTPLTLHIEFNAQTMIAYMYACLISVLLTWFLQRGSCSFGPPYPVTGAWFRSRSTSGDWNATLHEFSEQGGNTVVLRAPLFQFVDRDELLSNPDYQWCYSRHEDGNTSHCVDDALALLQSRGGHVTHLATYGPEENFNTSQMLVCPDYDVMIVSDRIYYRIVIPQDLNTNCNYSGVDVIVVFVAFSGVDSQELLLPVAQGYNMSVHFGLPRLSMTVLSVPNKDPVLLSYLLFVQRIIQSNNKKFKQYPLVGYFWSDDVMLPDVNKPTALQTNYGKLFSELHLLLHENHKTFGLTSLVNTNKLLSGIPSTDHVKAFSTLARFCDIISVKDGQGSGTSGLFWVTQRSQVISKADPGLFAVLREQLPVLSTNTTYEQVFWNSISEVFDALADARDALQNKSVSVDLWLNIEVYDVLHTDPCLPVDEQASGLDRMLNPIKKSRVDSVLTAAGTAPQKVVAMAWDPSFTCVTDSQPAPLRTQVRADMGRPVIAHCSMHSSFNRSVVVIGYNLDGLQQMYTIDWPNANGQRTKSNVYGYYFELDWGSQHQRVPSLMYVQTFDPYDVTKLAPRGVVRVQAGNSYHACVFEYDFTKADDDNRLQKHESRVAKKKYVRVKNEPYRRIEAQDSKF